Part of the Natrialbaceae archaeon AArc-T1-2 genome, CGACGTCTCCGCCGAGAAGGAGGGGCTGGTACCGGTGAAGGTGATCGAACAGTTCACGAAGGGTGCGATCCGCGAGGCGAACGAACAGTACGGTATCGCTCCCGGCGACGTGGTCTACCTGCGAGACGCAAGCGGTGCCGGCCGGTCGACGGCCGAGTTGCTCGCGGAGTTCGAGCCACGGATCGTGCTCAAAGAGGGTGGCCTCTCGGAGGTCGCCGACGCGATCCTCTTCGACAACGAGATTCCCGTCGGTCCGGCCGACGACGTCGCCATGCAGGAAGTCGACGAACTCGCGGTCGCCCGCGAGGACGACGTCGAAGACGCCATCGACGACTGGTACGAGCGTGCCAGAGAGCGCGAGCGCCGCCGGAAAGCGTCGATGGTGGATCGGATCATCAGCGAACACCGCGCGGGAGACAACGAGGCCTGAGGTCCCGCGGTGTCCCGAATTCGGGATCGGTTCATCGCGGTTGCACTCGCGCTCGAGGCCCGCGTCGCGAATCCGATCGTCGCCGCCGTGCTTCGCTCTTCGTTCCACCCACTTTTGAGCCGGTGGTTGCTCGTCCTCTCTTACGAGGGGCGACGGAGCGGTCGTCGGTACACGACGCCGGTGCTCTATCGCGAGGTCGACGACGAACTGTACCTCGTCACGCCCGCCGCCTACACGACCTGGTGGCGAAACTTCGGCGGTGGCCACCCGGCGACGGTCCTGTACCGGGGACGGTGGCGACGCGGCGTCGGCTCTCTCGTCACCGACGCAGACGCCGTCATTGCCCACCTCCGATGGCTGTTCGCGCCGGTTCGACGGTTGAGTCGGACGTTTCTCGGCCGATCGCGTCCCGGCGAGGATCGGCTCCGTCGGATCGGCTCCGGACTCGTACTCGTCGTCGTCGACCTCGAGCAGTGAGCGCTCATACTGTCGGTCAGACGTACGTGATCTACCCGTGAGAGCGGACGGGCTGACACACGCTGTACCGCCGGTTCTGGCACACGCCAGTTCACCGGTCCATGACCGACAGTATCAAAAGACCAGCCCGACCAGCAGATCCCCGTAGACGAGTGCGATCACGAAGCCGACGAAGACGGGAACGAGAAACGGTATCCCCGGCGAGACCCAGACGCGATCGGCCTCGGCGACCGCCTCGAGTCCCGCCCGGAGTTCGGCTGGCGTGGTGCCGTAGGCGCTTCCCTCGATGTCCTCGAGAAACGCTTTTGCTCCCCACGGATCGTCGATCGGCCGACTCCCGTCACGCGGCGTGTGCGGCCAGTCCTCGACCGTCGTCGATCCGTCGTCGTCCGGTTCGTCGGCGTCGCCCCCATCCGTCGAATGTGTGGCGGTCACGATGCCATCGGTCGGTGGGTTCGGCTCGTCCGGCAGGCTGGCCGGATCGCGGTACCGTGCCGGCTCGTCGCGAACGTCGGCGAGCGTGAGCCCTCGCCAGCGCAGGTACATTCGCAAGGCGTCGAGGTCGAGCCCGCCGCGGGCCCGGCCGTCGGGCGATGCGAGTAGCCTGCCGTGTACCTCCGGAAGCCGTTCGGCGGCGATCGGCCGCCCGACGAACGTGATCGGTCCGACCCGACCCGCGGCGGCGTTGCGGATCGCGAGCGAGACCGGGATCGCAAGCGCGACGACGACGGCGTTCGTGAGGATCGTAAACGCGAACGAACCGACCGGCGTAGCCGTCAGCGGAAACGAGTAGCCGGCGACGACGTACACCGGGTAGGTCGGATACAGCAGAGCGAGCACCAAAAGCGCCTTGGCGTCGGCCCCGCCGAAACCGCCGATCCACCAGAACAGATACGCAAGCGGCGCGACGAAGCCGAGACTGACCGCCGCCGGGAGGAGAAACTCTCGAGACCAGACGACCCCTCCTGCGTGCCAGGCCGTCCAGCCGTCCCAGACGAGCAACGCGGCTCCGAGCACGCCGAGGGGGATCCAGACGGCGCTCGGGACGCGCCGGATGCGGACGTCGCGGACGGCTGCCCACGCGAAGACGGGGACGGCGACGAGCCGAAGTAGGTCCGGCACCGTCGCCGACACGACCGCAAGCGTCACAGGCTGTCACTCTCGAGCGTGGGGGCGTTACTGTTTCGGCTCCGGAGCAGTTCAGTTCCGGGATTGGATGCTGAATCGGATCGATTCCCTCCGCGTCGGGATGGTCCGAGAACCGAAAGCGGTGACGAACGAACCGTTAGAACGGAAACAGCGACTCGGCCTCGAAGTCACGCTCTAACAGTTCGATCTCGTGGCCGTCCTGGTCTTTCGTGAACGCGTACATGTCGTCGTTGCTCTCGGGGTCGCGGTAGTCTTCGGCCTCTCGTTCCAGCAGCGTCTCCCAGTCTTCCTGGAGGTCGTCGACGCGGACACAGAGGTGGCCCCAGGCGTCGCCCACGTCGTACGTTTGGCCGTCGTAGTTGTAGGTGAGCTCGACGGCCATCGCCTCCTCGGCGGCGTCTTCGGGTTCGACGAAGTAGTTCGCGAAGGTGTCCGCCTCCCAGCGGCCGACCGCCTGGTACTCGAACTTCCGGGTCCAGAAGCCAAGCGCCTCGTCGGCGTCTTCGACGCGGATCATCGTGTGATCGAGCGACCACGTCGGGAGCTCGGGGTCGCGCTGGACGAGTTCGATCTCGTGGCCGTCGGGGTCTGTGACGAACGCGTAGCTGCCGCCACAGGACTCGGGATCGCGGTAGTCCTCAACGCCGCCTTCCATCAGCCGTTCGTAGTGGTCCTCGAGTTCGCCCTCGGGGACGCGGACGGCGACGTGCCCCCAGGCGTCGCCTAACTCGAGGTCGTCTTCGCCCTCGTTGTGGGTCAGCTCGAGCATCGCTGCCTCCTCGCCCAGCTCCTCGGGTCCGAGGTAGACGATGGTGAAGCCGTCGCCCTCGTAACGGTCTTTCTCCTCGTACTCGAGGTGACTCCGGTACCACTCGAGGGAGGTCTCGAGGTCGGCGACACGCATCATGACGTGATCGAGCGTACCCTGCATGGGCGAGACATCGGGAGCGACCGGCAAAAGGGTAGCGAAGAACCCGATTCGTCAGCCGTGATTCGCCGTCCACTCCTCGCAGGCGTCCATGTCTTCCATCGTTCCGTCGTGAAAGCCACAGTAGGGGACCATCCCCGAGGACGACCGGACGTACCGGAAGTGACGGCAGTTGCCACAGTACCGGTCGGTTGGGTCCGGATCGGGAGACGTCGGCCCTGACTCCGGCCCGTCGACGAGTTCGGCGTCGTGGCCGTCGCCGTCCTCGAGCGGCGACGAGATCTCGGTAGTCGTCGACCCCCCGTCGCCGGCCGGCGCGCCCGCACTCGGCTCCGTCGACGACGCCGACGCCGACGTGCTCGAGTCGGTCGCGACGTCTCCCGTCTGGGTTTCGACGTCGCCATCCGGGGTCCCGCCGAGCAGTCCGACGCCGCCGAGACCGGACGTGGCGTCGCGTTCGACCTCGACGACTTTCGTCTCACCCTTTCGGGTGACGTTCAACTCGAGTGCGCCGCCGGGATCGTTTCGGGTCTTGAAGTTGACGACGGCGGTAAACAGCGATCCGATCGCGCTGAAAAAGCCGATCAGGTAGACGGTCGAGACGAACAGCGTGAGGTCCTGTCCGTGGCCGTCCCAGTGGACGGGGTAGGCATACCAGAAGAGCGCAACCCCGAACAGACAGATGCTCGCGCTGATCGCTGCCGCTGCCTGGATGCGACGGCCTGCCGGCAACACCACGAACACGCCGACGAGCACGACGGGAGCAGCGAGACCACCGATGATCCCGCCGTACTCGCGGGCGGTGAGCGTCTCGGCGACGACGAGATCGGTAGCCGCGACGATGACGGCCAACACGGCGAGCGCCGCCCCTGCCACCACGAGTCCCATCCCTGCGTACAGCCGTCGGAGGCTCGACACCTCCCGTTCGCTCGCTTCGTAGACCTCCGTCAGGCTGGTCATGCCCGACCCTTCGTCTTCCGAACACAAAACGATACGTCAGACAACTACCATCGAACGGAGAGGACGGGGCGTGTGATCAATGCTCACGGAAGCGAAACCTTGAATCGACGCGCTCACAAACGTCTCTCCCATGAACGACGAGGACGAAGAAGAACACGCCGTAACGCTGGGAGAACGAACGCCGGTCGAGGGGGCACCACTTGCCCGCGTCACCGCCCGATTGACCTGGCCGAAAGAAGCGAGCGAAATCGATCGACTCGAAGGCGACAGCGTGATCAGGACGCCGGAGGGCCCACGAGAGCTGTCTGCGATCCTCGAGGCGGTCGACGAGACGTACTTCGAGCGCCGACAGGAGTTCGAAGAGCACGTCCGGGCGGTCGTCGG contains:
- a CDS encoding nitroreductase/quinone reductase family protein, with amino-acid sequence MSRIRDRFIAVALALEARVANPIVAAVLRSSFHPLLSRWLLVLSYEGRRSGRRYTTPVLYREVDDELYLVTPAAYTTWWRNFGGGHPATVLYRGRWRRGVGSLVTDADAVIAHLRWLFAPVRRLSRTFLGRSRPGEDRLRRIGSGLVLVVVDLEQ
- a CDS encoding A24 family peptidase C-terminal domain-containing protein gives rise to the protein MTLAVVSATVPDLLRLVAVPVFAWAAVRDVRIRRVPSAVWIPLGVLGAALLVWDGWTAWHAGGVVWSREFLLPAAVSLGFVAPLAYLFWWIGGFGGADAKALLVLALLYPTYPVYVVAGYSFPLTATPVGSFAFTILTNAVVVALAIPVSLAIRNAAAGRVGPITFVGRPIAAERLPEVHGRLLASPDGRARGGLDLDALRMYLRWRGLTLADVRDEPARYRDPASLPDEPNPPTDGIVTATHSTDGGDADEPDDDGSTTVEDWPHTPRDGSRPIDDPWGAKAFLEDIEGSAYGTTPAELRAGLEAVAEADRVWVSPGIPFLVPVFVGFVIALVYGDLLVGLVF
- a CDS encoding VOC family protein, which codes for MQGTLDHVMMRVADLETSLEWYRSHLEYEEKDRYEGDGFTIVYLGPEELGEEAAMLELTHNEGEDDLELGDAWGHVAVRVPEGELEDHYERLMEGGVEDYRDPESCGGSYAFVTDPDGHEIELVQRDPELPTWSLDHTMIRVEDADEALGFWTRKFEYQAVGRWEADTFANYFVEPEDAAEEAMAVELTYNYDGQTYDVGDAWGHLCVRVDDLQEDWETLLEREAEDYRDPESNDDMYAFTKDQDGHEIELLERDFEAESLFPF
- a CDS encoding DUF7139 domain-containing protein — protein: MTSLTEVYEASEREVSSLRRLYAGMGLVVAGAALAVLAVIVAATDLVVAETLTAREYGGIIGGLAAPVVLVGVFVVLPAGRRIQAAAAISASICLFGVALFWYAYPVHWDGHGQDLTLFVSTVYLIGFFSAIGSLFTAVVNFKTRNDPGGALELNVTRKGETKVVEVERDATSGLGGVGLLGGTPDGDVETQTGDVATDSSTSASASSTEPSAGAPAGDGGSTTTEISSPLEDGDGHDAELVDGPESGPTSPDPDPTDRYCGNCRHFRYVRSSSGMVPYCGFHDGTMEDMDACEEWTANHG
- a CDS encoding DUF5789 family protein, producing the protein MNDEDEEEHAVTLGERTPVEGAPLARVTARLTWPKEASEIDRLEGDSVIRTPEGPRELSAILEAVDETYFERRQEFEEHVRAVVGTGPVPTVDE